One region of Neisseria mucosa genomic DNA includes:
- a CDS encoding RnfH family protein, with protein sequence MLEIEIVYGTAEKQILRSIRIEQGATARTAVRQSGLDKDFPELDLNAAPLGIFGKRVKDDVLLRDRDRIEIYRPLLIDPKEARRKRVGKTK encoded by the coding sequence ATGCTTGAAATCGAAATTGTTTACGGAACGGCTGAAAAACAGATATTGCGCTCAATCCGTATTGAGCAAGGAGCAACCGCAAGGACGGCTGTGCGTCAAAGCGGCTTGGATAAAGATTTTCCTGAATTGGATTTGAATGCGGCCCCTTTGGGTATTTTTGGGAAAAGAGTCAAAGATGACGTTTTGTTGCGCGACCGAGACCGTATCGAGATATACCGCCCTTTACTGATTGACCCGAAAGAAGCAAGACGCAAACGGGTCGGTAAAACCAAATAA
- the crcB gene encoding fluoride efflux transporter CrcB, which translates to MNFLNIFPVTLGAVVGAVLRWILGLLLPVAPLLGWGTLAANWIGALLIGFCAEWVADPQWRLLLITGFLGSLTTLSSFSLETVAMMQEGRWVAAALSVCLHVGGSFILTAAGIWLAHCLK; encoded by the coding sequence ATGAACTTCTTAAATATTTTTCCGGTCACCCTAGGGGCGGTTGTCGGCGCGGTGTTGCGTTGGATACTTGGTCTACTGCTTCCCGTTGCGCCGCTTTTGGGCTGGGGGACGCTGGCTGCAAACTGGATAGGGGCTTTGCTTATCGGATTTTGTGCCGAATGGGTTGCAGATCCTCAATGGCGTTTGCTGTTGATTACCGGTTTCTTAGGCAGTCTGACCACATTGTCCTCTTTTTCCCTTGAGACGGTGGCTATGATGCAGGAGGGGCGGTGGGTGGCTGCTGCATTATCCGTATGCCTCCATGTCGGCGGTTCGTTTATATTGACGGCAGCGGGCATTTGGTTGGCCCATTGTTTGAAATGA
- a CDS encoding HU family DNA-binding protein (histone-like DNA-binding protein): protein MNKSELIEAIAQEAGISKAAAQKALDATTNAVTNALKKGDTVTLVGFGTFYVGERAERQGRNPKTGEPLTIAAAKTPKFRAGKALKDAL from the coding sequence GTGAATAAGTCTGAATTGATCGAAGCAATTGCTCAAGAAGCCGGCATTTCTAAAGCTGCCGCCCAAAAAGCTCTGGATGCCACTACCAATGCTGTAACCAACGCTCTGAAAAAAGGCGACACCGTAACTCTGGTCGGTTTCGGTACTTTCTACGTTGGCGAACGCGCAGAACGTCAAGGCCGCAACCCTAAAACCGGCGAGCCTCTGACCATCGCTGCTGCTAAAACTCCTAAATTCCGTGCCGGTAAAGCATTGAAAGATGCCCTGTAA
- a CDS encoding endopeptidase La, with protein sequence MPTKEKHFEEYSALATLPLRDVVVYPHMVLPLFVGRPKSIAALEAAMANDDPVFLLAQIDPNTEDPTASDLHRTGTVAQVLQVLKLPDGTVKVLVEGIRRGRVLTIEESGGLFLSHVEAVNEYADADNPDIEAIRRTLLTQFDQYAKLNKKIPAEIINTINGIDDNSRLVDTIAAHLQLKLEQRQQILETFGIIGRMEFLLAQLESELDIMQVEKRIRGRVKRQMEKSQREYYLNEQVKAIQKELGEEDERGELDALEAKIKEAGMTKEAEEKCLSELKKLKMMPPMSAESTVVRNYIDTLLELPWKKKSRVSKDIAKADLVLNADHYGLEKVKERILEYLAVQKRMDKLKGPILCLVGPPGVGKTSLGESIAKATGRQYVRMALGGVRDESEIRGHRRTYIGSMPGKILQNMAKAGVKNPLFLLDEIDKLGSDFRGDPASALLEVLDPEQNNKFADHYAEVDYDLSDVMFIATSNSLNIPTPLLDRMEIIRLSGYTEDEKINIAMQYLVPKQMKRNGVKEGELVVEESAVRDIIRYYTREAGVRSLDREIAKICRKVVMQITLNEDKKRSSETKKTSKAKPKAVKVNEKNLHDYLGVRRFDYGVAESENRIGQVTGLAWTEVGGELLTVEAVALPGKGVIQCTGQLGDVMKESVSAAWSVVRSRAESVGLAPDFYEKKDIHVHVPEGATPKDGPSAGIAMTLAMVSAFTKIPVRADVAMTGEITLRGEVLPIGGLKEKLLAALRGGIKHVLIPKDNVKDLEEIPENVKTGLTIHPVKWIDEVLALGLESQPTPWVAPLSTEEAQVEASKPKSRAKATKH encoded by the coding sequence ATGCCGACAAAAGAAAAACATTTTGAGGAATACAGCGCACTGGCAACCTTGCCTTTACGCGATGTCGTCGTTTATCCGCACATGGTGTTGCCGCTGTTTGTGGGCCGCCCGAAATCCATTGCGGCATTGGAAGCGGCAATGGCGAATGACGATCCGGTATTTTTGCTGGCGCAAATCGACCCGAACACCGAAGATCCGACTGCGTCCGATTTGCACCGTACGGGTACGGTCGCGCAGGTTTTGCAGGTGTTGAAGCTGCCTGACGGCACGGTAAAAGTGTTGGTCGAAGGTATCCGGCGCGGCAGGGTGTTGACCATTGAAGAGAGCGGCGGGTTGTTCCTGTCACATGTTGAAGCTGTCAACGAGTATGCGGATGCGGACAATCCCGATATTGAAGCCATTCGTCGCACGCTGCTTACCCAGTTTGACCAATACGCCAAGTTAAATAAAAAAATCCCTGCCGAAATCATCAATACCATCAACGGTATCGATGATAACAGCCGTTTGGTGGACACGATTGCGGCGCATTTGCAGTTGAAACTGGAGCAGCGTCAGCAGATTTTGGAAACCTTCGGCATTATCGGCCGTATGGAGTTTCTGCTTGCCCAGTTGGAATCCGAACTGGACATCATGCAGGTCGAAAAACGCATCCGCGGCCGCGTCAAACGCCAGATGGAAAAATCCCAGCGCGAGTATTATCTGAACGAGCAAGTGAAAGCGATTCAGAAAGAATTGGGCGAAGAAGACGAACGCGGCGAATTGGATGCGTTGGAAGCAAAAATCAAAGAAGCGGGCATGACCAAAGAAGCCGAAGAGAAATGTCTGTCTGAACTGAAAAAACTCAAAATGATGCCGCCTATGTCTGCGGAATCCACCGTGGTACGCAACTACATCGATACTTTGCTTGAGCTGCCGTGGAAGAAAAAATCCCGTGTCAGCAAAGACATCGCCAAAGCCGATTTGGTGTTGAACGCCGACCACTATGGCTTGGAAAAAGTCAAAGAACGGATTTTGGAATACCTCGCCGTCCAAAAACGTATGGACAAACTCAAAGGTCCGATTCTGTGTTTGGTCGGTCCTCCGGGGGTGGGTAAAACCTCTTTGGGCGAATCCATTGCCAAAGCAACAGGCCGCCAATACGTCCGCATGGCTTTGGGCGGCGTGCGCGACGAAAGCGAAATCCGCGGCCACCGCCGTACCTATATCGGCTCTATGCCCGGCAAAATCCTGCAAAACATGGCTAAAGCAGGCGTGAAGAATCCGCTGTTCCTGCTCGACGAAATCGACAAATTGGGCAGCGACTTCCGAGGCGATCCCGCCAGCGCGTTGCTTGAGGTGCTCGATCCTGAGCAAAACAACAAGTTTGCCGATCATTATGCGGAAGTGGATTACGACTTGAGCGATGTGATGTTTATCGCCACATCTAATAGCTTGAACATCCCGACTCCGTTGCTCGACCGCATGGAAATCATCCGTTTGTCCGGCTATACCGAAGACGAGAAAATCAATATCGCCATGCAGTATCTCGTGCCGAAACAAATGAAACGCAACGGCGTGAAAGAAGGCGAATTGGTCGTCGAAGAAAGTGCGGTACGCGATATCATCCGTTATTACACCCGTGAAGCCGGTGTGCGTTCGCTCGATCGCGAGATTGCTAAAATCTGCCGCAAGGTGGTGATGCAGATTACCTTGAACGAAGATAAGAAGAGGTCGTCTGAAACCAAAAAAACCAGCAAAGCCAAGCCTAAGGCGGTTAAAGTCAATGAGAAAAACCTGCATGACTACTTGGGCGTGCGCCGCTTCGATTACGGCGTTGCCGAAAGTGAAAACCGTATCGGACAGGTTACCGGTTTGGCGTGGACGGAAGTCGGCGGCGAATTGCTGACTGTCGAAGCCGTGGCGTTGCCGGGCAAGGGCGTGATCCAGTGTACCGGCCAGTTGGGCGACGTGATGAAGGAATCTGTGTCCGCGGCATGGTCTGTTGTCCGTTCCCGTGCAGAATCAGTGGGTTTGGCTCCTGATTTTTACGAGAAAAAAGACATCCATGTTCACGTTCCCGAAGGTGCAACGCCGAAAGACGGCCCGAGCGCAGGTATCGCCATGACCTTGGCGATGGTATCTGCCTTTACCAAAATTCCGGTGCGCGCCGATGTGGCAATGACAGGCGAAATCACCCTGCGCGGCGAAGTTTTGCCAATCGGCGGTTTGAAGGAAAAACTGTTGGCTGCCTTGCGCGGCGGCATCAAACACGTCCTGATTCCGAAAGACAACGTCAAAGACTTGGAAGAAATCCCTGAAAACGTGAAAACCGGCCTGACCATCCATCCGGTCAAATGGATAGACGAAGTCCTCGCTTTGGGCTTGGAAAGCCAGCCGACACCTTGGGTTGCGCCTTTAAGTACCGAAGAGGCGCAGGTTGAAGCCTCCAAGCCTAAGTCAAGGGCGAAAGCGACCAAACACTGA
- a CDS encoding dioxygenase, producing MNELLELIQTESVGTVEETLDFFLYECSLDEAPTIEEVKLWRDELDKRGDKFIRLSAICQKWLDEETQ from the coding sequence ATGAATGAGCTTCTAGAATTAATTCAAACAGAATCTGTCGGAACGGTAGAAGAAACACTGGACTTTTTCTTATACGAATGCAGCTTGGACGAAGCACCGACCATTGAAGAAGTCAAACTATGGCGTGATGAACTGGACAAACGGGGGGATAAATTTATCCGTTTGTCCGCCATCTGCCAAAAATGGCTGGATGAGGAAACACAATGA
- a CDS encoding tRNA (adenosine(37)-N6)-dimethylallyltransferase MiaA, with protein MNTPKAFAILGPTAGGKTALALKIAEALPVEIISLDSALVYRDMDIGTAKPTAAELDAVPHHLIDIIPPTESYSAAEFVGDCVQLAEEIRARGRLPLIVGGTMMYFHALTEGLNDLPEADAAIRARLQEEKQRYGLAHLYQNLQTIDPETAGRLKPNDSQRIERALEVYRLTGKPLSAHFAEKADYTPPLDLCTTALIPENRALLHENIACRFTQMLEQGFIDEMRALRQKYPELTADMPAMRCVGYRQAWDYLEGLTDYDTFVEKGIAATRQLAKRQLTWLRKIPLAHSIDPYTDGNHVQTTLALVRRHFQI; from the coding sequence ATGAACACCCCAAAAGCCTTTGCCATCCTCGGCCCGACTGCCGGCGGGAAAACCGCCCTTGCCTTGAAAATCGCCGAAGCCCTGCCGGTCGAAATCATCAGCCTCGATTCCGCGCTGGTGTACCGCGATATGGACATCGGCACGGCAAAGCCGACGGCTGCCGAGCTTGATGCCGTACCGCACCACCTTATCGACATCATCCCGCCGACGGAGTCTTACAGCGCGGCGGAGTTTGTCGGCGATTGCGTGCAGCTGGCGGAGGAAATCCGCGCGCGCGGCAGGCTGCCTTTGATAGTCGGTGGCACGATGATGTATTTCCACGCGCTAACCGAAGGCTTGAACGACCTGCCCGAAGCCGATGCCGCCATTCGTGCCCGGTTGCAGGAAGAAAAACAACGATACGGCTTGGCGCATCTGTATCAAAACCTGCAAACCATAGACCCTGAAACTGCAGGTCGTCTGAAACCGAACGACAGCCAACGTATCGAACGTGCTTTGGAAGTGTACCGCCTGACCGGCAAGCCCTTGAGCGCGCATTTTGCCGAAAAAGCCGACTACACCCCGCCGCTCGACCTCTGCACCACCGCCCTGATTCCTGAAAACCGCGCCTTGCTGCATGAAAATATCGCCTGCCGTTTCACGCAAATGCTGGAACAAGGCTTCATCGACGAAATGCGCGCCCTGCGCCAAAAATATCCCGAGCTGACCGCCGATATGCCCGCCATGCGCTGCGTCGGCTACCGGCAGGCATGGGATTACCTCGAAGGCTTGACCGATTACGACACCTTTGTCGAAAAAGGTATTGCCGCCACCCGCCAGCTTGCCAAGCGCCAACTCACTTGGCTGCGCAAAATCCCATTGGCGCACAGCATCGACCCCTACACTGACGGCAACCACGTTCAGACGACCTTAGCACTCGTGCGCCGCCATTTCCAAATTTAA
- a CDS encoding aminoacyl-tRNA hydrolase: MSNKIKMIVGLGNPGSEYEQTRHNAGFWFIDELAWQYKATLKEEKKFFGSVARISISGSDLWLLKPSTFMNRSGQAVAALAQFYKIKPEEILVVHDELDIPCGRIKFKLGGGNGGHNGLKDIQARLGTPDFYRLRLGIDHPGDRNLVVGYVLNKPSPEHRQQIDEAINKSLKAVPMLLAGEWEEAVRFLHSK, translated from the coding sequence ATGTCAAATAAAATCAAAATGATTGTAGGACTGGGAAATCCCGGTTCGGAATACGAACAAACGCGCCACAATGCCGGATTCTGGTTTATCGACGAATTGGCATGGCAATATAAAGCTACTTTAAAAGAAGAAAAAAAATTCTTCGGCTCAGTAGCCCGCATCAGCATATCCGGCTCAGACTTATGGCTTTTAAAACCTTCAACATTTATGAACCGCTCCGGTCAGGCAGTAGCCGCGCTGGCGCAATTCTACAAAATCAAGCCTGAAGAAATCCTGGTCGTCCATGACGAACTGGATATACCGTGCGGCAGGATAAAATTTAAATTGGGTGGGGGAAACGGCGGTCATAACGGCTTAAAAGACATTCAGGCACGCTTGGGAACGCCTGATTTTTACCGCCTGCGCTTGGGTATCGATCATCCGGGAGACCGAAATCTGGTTGTCGGCTATGTCCTGAATAAACCCAGCCCGGAACACAGGCAGCAAATTGATGAAGCCATCAATAAATCATTAAAAGCCGTTCCCATGCTGTTAGCCGGAGAATGGGAAGAAGCCGTACGTTTTTTACACAGCAAATAA
- a CDS encoding serine hydrolase family protein, which translates to MPRRVFIVHGFEGNPHGNWFDWLSAQVRAAGFQADSLAMPNPERPTVSSWQFALDQHIGKPDESTFLVGHSLGCITLLHFLSRQQPEKIGGLVLAAGFADPLPPLPVLDAYIKGAAPEFDILRKIQMPKHCIVSDNDTHVPPELTLSMAEKLKSPVTHIAKGGHLMASDGFTELPQAWEVLKPMLTG; encoded by the coding sequence ATGCCCCGACGCGTCTTTATCGTACACGGTTTTGAAGGCAATCCGCACGGCAACTGGTTTGACTGGCTCTCGGCACAAGTCCGCGCCGCAGGCTTCCAAGCCGACTCGCTGGCGATGCCCAATCCCGAACGGCCGACCGTTTCTTCTTGGCAGTTCGCCCTCGACCAACACATCGGCAAACCCGACGAAAGCACCTTCTTAGTCGGACACAGCCTAGGCTGCATCACCCTTCTGCACTTCCTCAGCCGTCAGCAGCCCGAAAAAATCGGCGGCTTAGTACTGGCGGCAGGATTCGCTGACCCACTGCCCCCTCTGCCCGTCCTTGATGCCTACATAAAAGGGGCCGCGCCCGAATTCGACATCCTGCGCAAAATCCAAATGCCTAAACACTGCATTGTCTCCGACAACGACACCCACGTTCCGCCCGAATTGACCTTGAGTATGGCGGAAAAACTCAAAAGCCCCGTTACCCACATCGCCAAAGGCGGACACCTGATGGCATCCGACGGCTTCACAGAACTGCCGCAAGCTTGGGAAGTATTGAAACCGATGCTTACGGGCTAG
- a CDS encoding sel1 repeat family protein has translation MNTADTFYREAISHLARTPPDFEAAVPLLRQAAQAGHAESAFQLAGCLLQGLGISADRQAGIRLMQQAAGSGHPYARYNLLQIQESQGMPFNTLMAAYKELAEEGIIHAQLKLMRSLHDGGRHEEALQWAYMAAAQHHPQALYFLAQHHQYASPPDFAQAHLFYRQAAEQDFPAAHWQLGLQYKLGQGTEPNKQLAVVHLRHAADSGIAAAQTMLADLLLETDPIEAIHRLKAAARGGSSDAQVRLAEIYLLGKWVERNTGKAHAYAEKAAAQQHSEALRILGDIYRYGLGVLPDPMKARRYYRQAADKGNMQAHQKLLADIALGNKSEEYAEAKEKALKKQEAEQLYQQAFAAHYGLNRHPDHSEALRLYERSALLGHGKAQTNLGMMYYNGHGTAQNYAKAAEWFEKAALNHDAMAQYNLACLYFNGTGIAHDADEACKWLEAAIRNGHDQPDVLKQLLAQWRQAVA, from the coding sequence ATGAATACCGCTGACACATTTTACAGGGAAGCAATTTCACATTTGGCTAGGACACCTCCTGATTTTGAAGCAGCCGTTCCTTTGTTGCGTCAGGCTGCGCAAGCCGGGCATGCGGAATCCGCATTTCAACTTGCAGGCTGTCTGTTGCAGGGCTTAGGGATTTCGGCGGATAGGCAGGCAGGTATCAGACTGATGCAGCAGGCGGCGGGAAGCGGGCATCCTTATGCTCGATACAATCTGCTCCAGATTCAAGAATCACAAGGCATGCCTTTCAATACATTGATGGCGGCTTACAAGGAGCTGGCTGAAGAAGGTATTATCCATGCCCAGCTTAAACTGATGCGGAGTTTGCATGACGGTGGGCGGCATGAAGAGGCGTTGCAATGGGCGTACATGGCTGCCGCTCAGCATCATCCGCAGGCATTATACTTTTTAGCGCAACACCATCAATATGCCTCGCCTCCCGATTTTGCTCAGGCACATTTGTTTTACCGACAAGCTGCGGAGCAAGATTTTCCTGCAGCACATTGGCAGCTTGGATTGCAATATAAATTGGGACAGGGAACCGAACCGAACAAGCAGCTTGCCGTCGTTCATCTGCGCCATGCAGCTGATAGCGGGATTGCTGCCGCACAAACCATGTTGGCGGATTTACTGCTGGAAACTGATCCGATAGAGGCCATACACCGTTTGAAGGCTGCGGCAAGAGGAGGCAGCAGCGACGCACAGGTAAGATTGGCAGAAATTTACCTATTGGGAAAATGGGTGGAACGCAATACCGGCAAGGCTCATGCGTATGCGGAAAAAGCGGCTGCACAGCAGCATTCCGAAGCCTTAAGGATTTTGGGCGATATTTACCGTTATGGTCTGGGTGTGCTTCCCGACCCTATGAAGGCACGGCGCTATTACCGTCAGGCAGCGGATAAAGGAAATATGCAGGCACATCAGAAACTACTTGCCGATATTGCCTTGGGCAATAAGTCTGAGGAATATGCTGAAGCAAAAGAAAAAGCTTTGAAGAAGCAGGAAGCAGAGCAACTTTATCAGCAGGCGTTTGCCGCGCATTATGGTTTGAACCGCCATCCCGATCATTCGGAAGCGTTGAGGCTGTATGAACGTTCGGCTTTATTGGGTCATGGGAAGGCGCAGACCAATTTGGGCATGATGTATTACAACGGACACGGTACGGCACAGAATTATGCCAAGGCGGCAGAATGGTTCGAAAAAGCGGCACTAAACCATGATGCAATGGCGCAATACAATCTTGCCTGCCTTTATTTTAACGGAACGGGCATAGCGCATGATGCAGATGAAGCGTGTAAATGGTTGGAAGCCGCTATCCGCAACGGACACGATCAGCCTGATGTATTGAAGCAGCTTTTGGCGCAATGGCGGCAGGCAGTGGCTTAA
- a CDS encoding DUF493 domain-containing protein, whose protein sequence is MTDQTSLIEFPCQFPIKVMGNAHPEFEKNILETVRQHAPDTEPHHITTRQSSKGNYTGATVKVNVESKEQLDKIYRALTDHEMVKVVY, encoded by the coding sequence ATGACCGACCAAACCTCACTCATCGAATTCCCCTGCCAATTCCCCATCAAAGTCATGGGCAACGCGCATCCCGAATTTGAAAAAAATATCTTGGAAACCGTCCGCCAGCACGCGCCCGATACCGAACCCCACCACATCACCACCCGCCAGAGCAGCAAGGGCAACTATACCGGCGCAACCGTCAAAGTAAACGTCGAAAGCAAAGAGCAACTGGACAAAATCTACCGCGCCCTGACCGATCACGAAATGGTGAAAGTGGTGTACTGA
- the hpnC gene encoding squalene synthase HpnC, which produces MSVNHYENFPVGSLVMPRRLRKPTHAVYTFARTADDLADEGNAEADERLRALDELKSELDRIQRGEAPLTPLMQRLQREAIAPFKLPLQPFYDLLSAFSQDVVKTRYQDFGDLIDYCRRSANPVGRIMLHLYGQTDEVSIAQSDGICTALQLINFWQDVAVDWQKGRVYIPQDDLQKFNVSEAQIAEGKADFAFQRLMAYECNRAFQMLKGGSPLGKTLKGRLGFELRMIIVGGQLILQKLDGCKYDMFTQRPILDKKDWLIILKRAFLKK; this is translated from the coding sequence ATGTCCGTCAACCATTACGAAAATTTCCCCGTCGGCTCGCTTGTCATGCCGCGCCGCCTGCGCAAGCCTACCCATGCCGTTTACACTTTTGCGCGCACTGCGGACGACCTCGCCGATGAAGGCAATGCCGAGGCCGATGAACGCTTGCGCGCTTTGGACGAACTCAAATCCGAACTCGACCGCATACAGCGCGGTGAAGCGCCGCTGACCCCGCTAATGCAACGTTTGCAACGTGAAGCCATCGCGCCTTTCAAGCTGCCACTGCAGCCGTTTTACGATCTTTTGTCCGCATTCAGTCAAGATGTTGTCAAAACCCGTTATCAGGATTTTGGCGACCTGATCGATTACTGCCGCCGTTCCGCCAATCCGGTCGGGCGCATTATGCTGCACCTGTACGGACAAACCGACGAAGTCAGCATCGCCCAAAGCGATGGCATCTGTACCGCGTTGCAACTCATCAACTTTTGGCAGGACGTTGCCGTCGATTGGCAGAAAGGCCGTGTTTATATCCCGCAGGACGACTTGCAAAAATTTAACGTCAGCGAAGCGCAAATCGCCGAAGGTAAAGCAGATTTTGCGTTCCAAAGACTGATGGCGTATGAATGCAACCGCGCGTTCCAAATGCTCAAAGGCGGTTCGCCCTTGGGTAAAACGCTGAAAGGCCGTTTGGGATTTGAATTGCGGATGATTATTGTCGGCGGACAACTGATTTTGCAGAAACTGGACGGCTGCAAATACGATATGTTTACACAACGCCCTATTTTGGATAAAAAAGATTGGCTGATTATTTTGAAACGGGCATTCTTGAAGAAATAA
- a CDS encoding cytidine deaminase: protein MPTLLTTPPVAPQTLAALQALGIRSVEELRDIGSVQAFLLLKAAGLTVTRSTLWQLEALLLGIKPQELPQTQKTALEQALKNHPPVAVFPTSSEMETFMRAALMQAEQSARIGEIPVGAVVVSNNRIIAAAHNTCVSDHDISRHAEIRALAAAGAALQNYRLDGCDLYITLEPCAMCASAIIQARVRRVIYGAAEPKTGAAGSVVNLFANPLLNKHTAIKGGILEGECKAVLQAFFQTRRKQY from the coding sequence ATGCCGACCCTGTTGACCACGCCGCCCGTCGCCCCGCAAACCTTAGCCGCCCTGCAAGCCCTCGGCATCCGCAGCGTAGAGGAGCTGCGTGACATCGGTTCCGTCCAAGCCTTTCTGCTGCTCAAAGCTGCCGGACTGACCGTCACCCGCAGCACGCTTTGGCAACTCGAAGCCCTGCTGCTCGGCATCAAACCGCAAGAGCTGCCGCAAACGCAGAAAACCGCTTTGGAACAAGCCCTTAAAAACCATCCGCCCGTCGCCGTTTTCCCCACGTCGTCTGAAATGGAAACCTTCATGCGCGCTGCCTTGATGCAGGCAGAACAATCCGCCCGCATCGGCGAAATCCCCGTCGGCGCGGTCGTCGTTTCCAACAACCGAATTATCGCCGCCGCCCACAACACCTGCGTCAGCGACCACGACATCAGCCGCCACGCCGAAATCCGCGCCCTTGCCGCCGCAGGTGCCGCCCTCCAAAACTACCGCCTCGACGGCTGCGACCTCTACATCACGCTCGAACCCTGCGCCATGTGTGCCTCCGCCATCATCCAAGCCCGCGTCCGCCGTGTCATCTACGGCGCAGCAGAACCCAAAACCGGCGCGGCGGGCAGCGTTGTCAATCTGTTTGCCAACCCGCTGCTGAACAAACACACGGCAATCAAAGGCGGCATTTTGGAAGGCGAATGCAAAGCCGTTTTACAGGCGTTTTTTCAGACGAGGCGGAAACAGTATTAA
- a CDS encoding type II toxin-antitoxin system RatA family toxin, with product MKKVEKNVLVLHSAKQMFDLVDKVEDYPNFLPWYSKTEVIERKDKELKARLFMDYMGVRQSFATHNHNIPGSEIRMDLLEGPFKTLRGTWKFIDLGGDMCKIEFRLEYDFSNMLLSTVISPVFNHLSGTLVDAFVKEADRRYA from the coding sequence ATGAAAAAGGTTGAAAAAAACGTATTGGTGCTGCACAGCGCAAAACAGATGTTCGACTTGGTCGATAAAGTTGAGGACTATCCAAACTTTCTCCCATGGTACAGTAAAACCGAAGTCATAGAGCGCAAAGATAAGGAACTCAAAGCGCGGCTGTTCATGGACTATATGGGTGTGCGTCAATCTTTTGCGACACACAACCACAACATTCCCGGCTCGGAAATCCGTATGGACTTGCTGGAAGGCCCTTTCAAAACCTTGCGCGGTACATGGAAGTTTATCGATTTGGGCGGTGATATGTGTAAAATCGAATTTCGTTTGGAATATGATTTTTCCAATATGCTGCTTTCTACCGTCATTTCCCCCGTATTCAACCACCTCTCCGGTACGCTGGTCGATGCATTCGTCAAAGAGGCAGACAGACGCTATGCTTGA
- a CDS encoding IS30 family transposase has translation MSYTQLTQDERYHIQYLSRYCTVAEIAKQLNRHKSTISREIKRHCIQGQQYSAEKAQKQSRLTKQHRRKPYKLDSRLVQHIDTLIRRKLSPEQVCAYLRKHHGITLHHSTVYRYLRQDKSNSGTLWQHLRICSKPYRKRYGSTWTRGKVPDRVGIENRPAIVDRKTRIGDWEADTIVGKNQKSALLTLVERTTRYTIICKLKNLKAEDTARAAIRVLRAYKARVHTITMDNGKEFYQHTKIAKALKAKTYFCRPYHSWEKGLNENTNGLIQQYFPKQTDFRNISDREIRRVQDELNHRPRKTLGYETPSVLFLNLFQQPVPWCCT, from the coding sequence ATGAGCTACACACAACTGACCCAAGATGAACGATACCATATCCAATACCTGTCCCGCTACTGCACCGTCGCCGAAATCGCCAAACAACTTAACCGCCACAAAAGCACCATCAGCCGAGAAATCAAGCGGCACTGCATCCAAGGACAGCAATACAGCGCCGAAAAAGCACAGAAGCAAAGCCGGCTGACCAAACAGCACCGGCGAAAACCCTATAAGCTCGATTCGCGGCTGGTTCAACACATCGACACCCTTATCCGCCGCAAACTCAGTCCCGAACAAGTATGCGCTTACTTACGCAAACACCACGGGATCACACTCCATCACAGCACCGTTTACCGCTACCTTCGCCAAGACAAAAGCAACAGCGGCACTTTGTGGCAACACCTCAGAATATGCAGCAAACCCTACCGCAAACGCTACGGCAGCACATGGACCAGAGGCAAAGTGCCCGACCGCGTCGGCATAGAAAACCGACCTGCTATCGTCGACCGGAAAACCCGCATCGGCGATTGGGAGGCCGACACCATCGTCGGCAAAAATCAGAAAAGCGCGTTATTGACCTTGGTCGAACGCACTACCCGCTACACCATCATCTGCAAATTAAAGAACTTAAAAGCCGAAGACACTGCCCGGGCGGCCATTAGGGTATTAAGGGCATATAAAGCCAGAGTCCACACCATCACCATGGATAACGGCAAAGAGTTCTACCAACACACCAAAATAGCCAAAGCATTGAAGGCGAAAACCTATTTTTGCCGCCCTTACCATTCGTGGGAAAAAGGGCTGAATGAGAACACCAACGGACTCATCCAACAATATTTCCCCAAACAAACCGATTTCCGAAACATCAGCGATCGGGAGATACGCAGGGTTCAAGATGAGTTGAACCACCGGCCGAGAAAAACACTTGGCTACGAAACGCCAAGTGTTTTATTCTTGAATCTGTTCCAACAACCGGTGCCCTGGTGTTGCACTTGA